In Vibrio sp. 10N, the following proteins share a genomic window:
- a CDS encoding LafD, translated as MVNTHKVSPERFRHLSQCMTVAAKTEDWQSLKRYDGQLRELLDTHRPFLKDPRLAPEIERARQAHLSAYEALSVATSKLKRKLDSCEAEKERALAYQLAMSLE; from the coding sequence TTGGTAAACACGCATAAGGTATCACCCGAGCGGTTTCGCCACCTCAGCCAATGCATGACGGTGGCGGCCAAAACCGAGGATTGGCAGTCACTCAAACGCTACGATGGTCAGCTTCGTGAGCTTTTGGACACCCATAGACCTTTCCTTAAAGACCCACGTTTAGCGCCGGAAATTGAGCGTGCTCGACAGGCGCATTTGAGCGCCTACGAGGCACTGTCGGTGGCGACCAGTAAGCTGAAGCGGAAGCTAGATAGCTGTGAGGCGGAGAAAGAGCGCGCCTTGGCCTATCAGCTGGCGATGAGTTTGGAGTAA
- the fliS gene encoding flagellar export chaperone FliS has translation MLMDSGYDSYQQVDLDAQAAAANPHQLVVMLIDGLLNEIERVRGHITAGRLEQKGQGITKCMNILVGLDSALDDENGGEIAANLHQLYDFCQAELYQASINNDVDKLENVETVMTNIKEGWENFGKHA, from the coding sequence ATGTTAATGGATTCTGGTTACGACTCATACCAACAAGTCGATCTTGACGCGCAAGCGGCGGCGGCTAACCCACACCAATTGGTGGTCATGCTTATTGATGGTCTTTTGAATGAAATCGAACGTGTACGCGGCCACATAACTGCCGGACGCTTAGAGCAAAAAGGTCAAGGCATCACCAAGTGCATGAATATTCTGGTGGGCCTGGATAGTGCTCTTGATGACGAGAATGGCGGTGAAATCGCGGCTAACTTGCACCAACTCTATGACTTTTGCCAGGCAGAGCTGTATCAAGCGAGTATTAATAATGATGTCGACAAATTGGAAAATGTCGAAACCGTCATGACCAACATAAAAGAAGGATGGGAGAACTTTGGTAAACACGCATAA
- the fliD gene encoding flagellar filament capping protein FliD, producing the protein MSSFDPISMATNLATFDVQPFQTRYQMQSDNYQNKINAFGKIESALREFRTAITEMNSSTSSIVKNSASLSQEGFMSASANANALAGSYQIFVEQLATSHQINTGMQANLDSTTEIPTTGTLDLTIDGNTLSLDLSTVDTDGDGVATMADLTKAINNHADNPGVNATLVRSGGQTHFMLSSNETGAANAISVSASGTGQAWFEDAFSNVTEISAAKDATIWLGAEGSGLQLTNSSNTFSNVIEGVDLTVSKAQTSGDAPITLTVGNDEEASKEQMNKLVDAYNSLLSTIDEYTKPGGEDSSRGILAGDPTIRSLESQINNIMRGEHNGMRLSQVGLSFNTSGELELDSEKFAEAQRNNSAALEEMFNGTDMLLDSLDAVAEPFLKSTTGLFKTRKDSLEKNIDRIDDKLAGLDRKYDMAYNRYLAQFTQMNTIMTQMNQTMSMFG; encoded by the coding sequence ATGAGTTCATTCGATCCAATTTCGATGGCCACAAACTTAGCCACGTTTGATGTGCAGCCATTCCAAACTCGTTATCAAATGCAGTCTGATAACTATCAAAACAAAATCAATGCATTTGGAAAAATTGAATCGGCGCTGCGAGAGTTTCGCACTGCGATCACTGAAATGAACAGCTCAACCTCTAGCATTGTCAAAAACAGCGCCTCGCTGTCACAAGAGGGATTCATGAGCGCCAGCGCCAATGCCAATGCCCTGGCAGGTAGCTACCAAATTTTTGTGGAACAATTAGCGACCAGTCATCAAATAAATACTGGCATGCAAGCAAACTTAGACAGCACAACCGAAATTCCTACCACGGGTACACTGGACTTAACCATTGATGGCAATACATTAAGTCTCGACCTATCAACCGTCGATACCGATGGTGATGGCGTAGCCACCATGGCTGACTTAACCAAAGCAATCAATAACCACGCAGACAATCCTGGTGTTAACGCCACTCTTGTGCGTTCAGGTGGACAAACACACTTCATGCTATCAAGTAACGAGACGGGAGCAGCAAATGCTATCAGCGTATCGGCTTCTGGTACTGGGCAAGCCTGGTTTGAAGATGCATTTAGTAACGTCACTGAAATTAGTGCAGCTAAGGACGCAACCATTTGGCTTGGTGCAGAAGGCAGCGGCCTTCAACTGACCAACAGCTCCAATACCTTTAGTAATGTGATTGAAGGTGTCGATCTCACCGTCAGCAAAGCACAGACCTCTGGAGATGCGCCGATCACTCTAACCGTCGGCAATGACGAAGAAGCCAGCAAAGAACAAATGAATAAGCTGGTTGATGCATACAACTCATTGCTATCGACTATCGATGAGTACACCAAACCAGGGGGAGAAGACTCATCAAGAGGTATTTTAGCTGGTGACCCGACAATTCGTTCTTTGGAAAGTCAAATCAACAACATAATGCGTGGCGAGCACAACGGAATGCGCTTGAGCCAGGTAGGTCTGAGTTTCAACACCTCCGGTGAATTAGAGCTCGACAGTGAAAAGTTTGCTGAAGCTCAGCGAAATAACAGCGCAGCATTAGAAGAGATGTTTAACGGTACCGACATGCTACTTGACTCGTTAGACGCTGTCGCCGAACCATTCCTCAAGTCCACAACAGGCCTATTTAAAACTCGAAAAGACTCTCTTGAGAAGAACATAGATCGCATTGACGACAAGCTTGCAGGTCTCGATCGAAAATACGACATGGCCTACAACCGCTACCTCGCACAATTTACTCAAATGAACACCATAATGACGCAAATGAACCAAACCATGAGCATGTTTGGTTAA
- the lafA gene encoding lateral flagellin LafA — protein sequence MALSMHTNYASLVTQNNLNSTNNLLNTAMERLSTGLRINSAADDAAGLQISSRLEAQTRGMSVAMRNAQDGISMLQTAEGALDEATNIMYRMNDLALQASNGTNTQEDRDALNAEYGQLNDQLAEIMTDSNFGGQKLLDPAQDGSLGKAAVTLQVGEGSTDTLAIDVTTELGDLNTAIGAVGDNKLGDISSAAGATAAITALSEADGTLELIGTARSSMGASINRLEHTITNLSNMVENTTASKGRITDADFAVESANMTKNQMLMQAGTTILSQTNQLPGMAMSLLR from the coding sequence ATGGCTCTATCAATGCACACTAACTACGCTTCGCTAGTTACTCAAAACAACCTAAACAGCACAAACAACCTACTAAACACTGCGATGGAGCGCCTAAGTACTGGTCTTCGCATCAACTCAGCAGCAGACGACGCAGCAGGTCTTCAAATCTCTAGCCGTCTAGAAGCGCAAACTCGCGGCATGTCAGTAGCAATGCGTAACGCACAAGATGGCATCTCGATGCTACAAACTGCTGAAGGTGCACTAGACGAAGCAACGAACATCATGTACCGCATGAACGACCTTGCACTTCAAGCATCGAACGGCACTAACACTCAAGAAGACCGTGACGCGCTTAACGCTGAATATGGTCAGCTAAACGACCAGCTAGCTGAAATCATGACTGACTCAAACTTTGGTGGCCAAAAGCTACTTGACCCAGCTCAAGATGGTTCACTAGGCAAAGCGGCAGTAACGCTGCAAGTTGGTGAAGGTTCAACAGATACACTCGCAATCGACGTAACAACTGAACTTGGTGATCTAAACACAGCTATCGGTGCTGTTGGTGACAACAAGCTAGGTGACATTTCATCAGCAGCTGGTGCTACAGCAGCGATCACTGCACTTAGCGAAGCGGATGGCACACTAGAACTTATCGGTACTGCACGTTCATCTATGGGTGCGAGCATCAACCGTCTTGAACACACTATCACTAACCTAAGCAACATGGTTGAGAATACAACAGCATCGAAAGGTCGTATCACAGACGCAGACTTCGCAGTTGAGTCAGCGAACATGACTAAGAACCAAATGCTAATGCAAGCGGGTACGACTATCTTGTCACAAACTAACCAGCTTCCTGGTATGGCGATGTCTCTACTTCGCTAA
- a CDS encoding diguanylate phosphodiesterase: MIEDNAVTDDDHKLAELMAADEVCHACQPIRHCSSDEIEYQYITLRYGDKKDLSVFALDMSDTVRAALDLFALYLAVRQTQFELETFHPDLLNNLVFSMNACTMLRPEGKHFIDQLGQHFKQPMSMLIPSLYLTPCEASNPATKAMLERLEDRFHKVCFDVHLPINDLEYLTPFDPQTIKISNSLDNQDEKRALLPVIRYIKRRKATLVAGRVTSQNTLSQYKMLGAKYYFGYVSDVPIPVHFKGFEDPKAEIRKKQRERAKAEQLADQQIEAQSQLEQEQAERDKQQALLDASIDNMYQSAKTEFVDEEIEAIVRQVEE; encoded by the coding sequence ATGATAGAGGACAATGCGGTCACCGACGACGATCATAAACTCGCCGAACTGATGGCGGCCGACGAAGTGTGCCATGCGTGCCAGCCTATTCGGCACTGCAGCAGTGACGAGATTGAGTATCAATACATCACCTTGCGTTATGGGGACAAAAAAGATCTCAGCGTTTTCGCGCTCGATATGTCAGATACCGTGCGTGCAGCGCTCGACTTATTCGCCCTGTATCTGGCGGTTAGGCAAACCCAATTTGAGCTCGAGACCTTTCATCCAGACCTACTCAACAATCTGGTATTTTCCATGAACGCTTGCACCATGCTGCGCCCAGAGGGAAAGCATTTTATCGACCAGCTTGGTCAGCACTTCAAGCAGCCCATGTCGATGCTAATCCCTAGCCTATATCTCACGCCGTGTGAGGCTAGCAATCCCGCCACTAAGGCGATGCTGGAACGACTTGAAGATCGCTTCCATAAGGTTTGTTTTGATGTGCATTTACCCATCAATGACTTAGAGTATCTGACACCCTTTGACCCACAGACGATAAAGATCTCTAACTCACTCGATAACCAAGATGAGAAGCGAGCGCTACTACCAGTTATCCGCTACATCAAACGTCGCAAAGCGACCTTAGTCGCTGGGCGCGTCACCAGTCAAAATACCTTGTCGCAATATAAAATGCTCGGTGCTAAGTACTACTTTGGCTATGTGTCTGATGTACCCATTCCCGTGCACTTCAAAGGTTTTGAAGACCCAAAAGCAGAAATACGCAAAAAGCAGCGCGAGCGCGCCAAAGCCGAACAACTGGCCGATCAACAAATCGAAGCCCAAAGCCAACTCGAACAAGAACAAGCCGAACGCGACAAACAGCAAGCGCTGCTTGATGCCAGCATCGACAACATGTATCAGTCGGCGAAGACCGAGTTTGTCGATGAAGAGATTGAAGCGATTGTTAGGCAGGTAGAAGAATAG
- the flhA gene encoding flagellar biosynthesis protein FlhA, protein MLNRLHQLRRSGKGYIGIPIVLLMILAMVILPLPPLLLDALFTFNIVLAILVLLVSTTAKRPLDFSIFPTILLIATLMRLTLNVASTRIVLLEGHNGGDAAGKVIQAFGEVVIGGNYVVGMVIFVILMIINFVVITKGGERISEVSARFTLDALPGKQMAIDADLNAGLIDQEAARTRRKEVANEADFHGSMDGASKFVRGDAVAGLMILFINIIGGISIGVFEHGLPASEAFKTYALLTIGDGLVAQIPSLLLATAAAIIVTRINDSDSDMADTMQKQLLATPATLYTVSAIMLIIGLVPGMPHLAFFTFAAVLAFAGWKQSKAPSDDPQLDEVEAISHAMQNDNELPLSWDDIPHVQSLSLALGYRLVHLVNKEQGAPVLQRIRGVRKNLSEQVGFLLPEVRIRDNLSLKPNQYTVALNGEIIEEGFIEPDRLMAIAVGETYGEVDGILGSDPAYHLPAVWIEHNDKAKALNMGYQVVDDATVIATHISKVMKSHLAELFTHDDVDAMNLRLTQQAPKLAEALGAALNPAQQLKVYRQLLLDQVPLKDIRTIANTMLESAENTKEPILLASDVRCALRRTLVNLVAGQRKELNVYALSDELEQMLMQSLHQAQANGNVILDSFPIEPNILSQFQQNLPLIQQQLKQQGLAPILLVMPQLRPLIARYARTFSQGLAVLSYNEIPESKQINVVGNLG, encoded by the coding sequence ATGTTGAATCGTCTTCATCAACTTAGACGCTCAGGAAAAGGATACATCGGCATTCCCATTGTTCTGCTGATGATTTTGGCCATGGTGATTTTGCCATTGCCACCTTTGCTGCTGGATGCGTTGTTTACCTTCAACATCGTGTTGGCGATTTTGGTACTGCTTGTCAGTACCACAGCGAAACGTCCGCTGGATTTCTCCATATTCCCTACCATCTTGCTGATCGCCACCTTAATGCGTTTGACGCTCAATGTGGCCTCAACCCGTATTGTCTTGCTTGAAGGTCACAACGGTGGTGACGCTGCGGGTAAGGTGATTCAAGCGTTTGGTGAAGTGGTGATCGGCGGCAACTATGTGGTCGGTATGGTAATTTTCGTCATCTTGATGATCATTAACTTTGTAGTGATCACCAAAGGTGGTGAGCGTATTTCTGAAGTATCGGCGCGTTTTACCCTTGATGCCCTACCAGGCAAACAGATGGCGATCGATGCAGACTTGAACGCGGGTCTTATCGACCAAGAAGCGGCACGCACCCGACGCAAAGAAGTGGCTAACGAAGCCGATTTCCACGGTTCGATGGATGGTGCGTCCAAGTTTGTGCGCGGCGATGCGGTAGCGGGTCTGATGATCCTGTTCATCAACATCATCGGTGGTATCAGTATCGGTGTGTTTGAGCATGGACTGCCTGCATCAGAAGCATTTAAAACCTACGCCCTGCTGACCATCGGTGATGGCTTGGTAGCACAAATCCCATCGCTACTGCTCGCAACCGCAGCTGCCATTATTGTGACGCGCATTAATGACAGTGACAGCGACATGGCTGACACCATGCAAAAGCAGCTGTTAGCAACGCCAGCCACGCTGTACACCGTTTCGGCGATCATGCTGATTATTGGCCTTGTTCCTGGCATGCCTCACCTGGCCTTTTTTACCTTCGCCGCCGTTTTAGCCTTTGCGGGCTGGAAGCAATCCAAAGCACCTAGTGATGATCCGCAGCTAGACGAAGTCGAAGCCATCAGCCATGCGATGCAAAACGACAACGAACTGCCGCTCTCTTGGGATGATATTCCCCATGTGCAAAGTTTGTCGCTCGCGCTCGGTTATCGTCTGGTACACCTGGTGAACAAAGAGCAAGGCGCGCCAGTGCTGCAGCGTATTCGCGGGGTAAGAAAAAACCTTTCAGAGCAAGTGGGTTTTTTGCTGCCAGAAGTCCGCATTCGCGACAATCTAAGCTTAAAACCCAACCAGTACACCGTTGCTCTCAATGGTGAGATCATCGAAGAAGGCTTTATCGAGCCAGACCGCCTCATGGCGATTGCTGTGGGAGAAACCTATGGCGAAGTCGACGGTATCTTGGGTAGTGACCCTGCTTATCATCTACCTGCCGTTTGGATTGAACACAACGACAAAGCCAAAGCGCTCAACATGGGCTATCAAGTGGTGGACGACGCCACCGTGATTGCGACCCATATCAGTAAAGTGATGAAGTCTCATCTAGCGGAGCTATTTACTCACGACGATGTCGACGCGATGAATCTGCGTTTAACCCAACAAGCGCCCAAGCTTGCCGAAGCACTCGGTGCAGCTTTAAACCCAGCACAGCAGTTAAAGGTGTACAGGCAACTGCTGCTCGATCAAGTGCCGTTAAAAGACATTCGCACCATTGCCAACACCATGTTGGAGTCGGCAGAAAACACCAAAGAGCCGATCCTGCTAGCCTCGGACGTGCGTTGTGCATTGCGCCGCACTCTGGTTAACCTCGTCGCAGGTCAGCGCAAAGAGCTCAATGTTTACGCCCTTTCCGATGAATTAGAACAAATGCTTATGCAATCACTGCATCAAGCGCAAGCGAATGGTAACGTGATTCTGGATAGCTTCCCGATTGAACCGAATATTTTGAGTCAGTTCCAACAGAATCTGCCTCTAATACAACAGCAGCTAAAGCAGCAAGGATTGGCACCAATACTCTTGGTGATGCCGCAGCTAAGGCCGCTGATTGCGCGCTATGCCCGCACCTTCTCACAGGGATTGGCCGTGTTGTCATACAACGAAATCCCTGAAAGCAAACAAATCAACGTGGTAGGAAACCTTGGATAA
- the flhB gene encoding flagellar biosynthesis protein FlhB: MSEQSSQDKTEKASPQKVKKARQEGQIPRAKEFTTAVLFLIVAMFFYSQLPWIWEHISGVFHFNMSLTRHDLENPQQMLEQLGQSLAIIIELLLPLFLVIIIASIGSSLILGGWMFRPANIQPKLSKLNPLSGIKRMFSTRSVVELVKSSLKVAVIFALLYTYLDGNFSQLLGMQQLTLNQGITMVMTILFEGLLLMGFALLIFGVIDIPYQRYEHLKQLKMTKQELKEEYKNNEGRPEVKQRIRQIQQQFARRKIDQAVPKADVVITNPTHYAVALKYDTDLSEAPFVVAKGIDETAMHIQRIARENNVEVLNSPPLTRAIYHTTALEQAIPSQLYIAVAHILTYVMQLKAFRRGSGKKPMPLPSFTIPKHLQH, translated from the coding sequence ATGAGTGAGCAGTCGAGTCAGGACAAAACCGAAAAAGCCTCGCCCCAGAAGGTCAAAAAGGCGAGGCAAGAGGGTCAGATCCCCCGTGCCAAGGAATTCACCACTGCGGTACTCTTTCTCATCGTGGCGATGTTTTTTTACAGCCAGCTACCTTGGATTTGGGAGCACATCTCTGGCGTATTTCACTTCAATATGTCGCTGACACGACACGATCTCGAAAACCCACAGCAAATGCTGGAGCAGCTTGGACAAAGCTTGGCGATCATCATAGAACTGTTGCTGCCTCTGTTTTTGGTCATCATCATTGCCTCTATTGGCAGCAGTTTGATTTTGGGTGGTTGGATGTTCCGCCCGGCCAATATTCAGCCCAAACTCAGCAAACTCAACCCACTCTCTGGCATTAAGCGCATGTTCTCCACACGTTCTGTGGTTGAGCTTGTGAAATCTTCACTCAAAGTCGCGGTGATTTTTGCTCTGCTTTATACCTATCTTGACGGCAACTTCTCTCAATTGCTGGGAATGCAACAACTGACGTTAAACCAAGGCATTACCATGGTCATGACCATCCTGTTTGAAGGTCTGTTGCTGATGGGTTTTGCGCTGTTAATTTTCGGGGTGATTGATATCCCCTATCAGCGCTACGAGCACCTAAAGCAGCTCAAAATGACCAAACAAGAATTAAAAGAAGAATACAAGAACAACGAAGGTCGTCCCGAGGTCAAACAGCGTATTCGCCAGATCCAGCAGCAATTCGCCCGTCGAAAAATCGACCAAGCGGTGCCCAAAGCCGATGTGGTGATCACCAACCCGACCCACTATGCGGTCGCCCTAAAATACGACACCGATTTATCGGAAGCGCCGTTTGTGGTCGCTAAAGGCATCGATGAAACCGCGATGCATATTCAGCGCATCGCCAGAGAAAATAACGTGGAGGTACTTAACTCACCACCACTGACCCGTGCCATTTACCATACCACTGCGTTAGAGCAAGCTATTCCCAGTCAGCTCTATATCGCTGTGGCGCACATACTGACTTACGTCATGCAACTCAAAGCATTTCGTCGCGGCAGCGGAAAAAAACCGATGCCGCTACCGTCGTTTACTATCCCTAAGCACTTGCAGCATTAA
- the fliR gene encoding flagellar biosynthetic protein FliR, whose product MQITFAEISQWLGQLWWPFFRIGAAFLAMPFFGDALIPVWVRALLALSIVVITAPLMPAMPAVDLFSMTSLFLAFEQAMWGVFFGLILHLFFNIFTMLGQIVSLQMGLGMAIMNDPVNGLSVAILGRIFLLLCTLLFLALEGHLLVIDILVQSFIVWPVGSGLSILSLDNLVSLFGWMFASALALALPAIVSMLLANISFGVMNRAAPSLNVYALGFPMTMLLGLFSILITVSGIPSRYTALVHETLSHLNQFMVGGA is encoded by the coding sequence ATGCAGATTACGTTCGCCGAAATTTCACAATGGCTCGGCCAATTATGGTGGCCCTTTTTCAGGATTGGGGCTGCTTTTTTGGCCATGCCATTTTTCGGCGATGCGTTAATTCCGGTATGGGTGCGAGCGCTGCTCGCCCTATCCATTGTGGTGATCACTGCGCCACTGATGCCAGCGATGCCCGCTGTAGACTTATTCTCGATGACGTCGCTGTTTCTCGCCTTTGAGCAAGCCATGTGGGGCGTGTTCTTTGGCCTTATCCTGCACCTTTTTTTCAATATCTTCACTATGCTAGGCCAGATTGTGTCACTGCAAATGGGTCTGGGCATGGCCATCATGAACGATCCGGTCAATGGCTTGTCGGTGGCGATCCTCGGTCGCATCTTTCTGCTGTTATGTACCTTGCTGTTTCTGGCGCTCGAAGGCCATCTTTTGGTGATCGATATTCTGGTGCAAAGTTTTATCGTATGGCCAGTGGGCTCTGGGCTATCGATATTATCACTCGATAATCTGGTGTCCCTGTTTGGTTGGATGTTTGCCTCAGCACTGGCACTGGCGCTACCCGCGATTGTCTCTATGCTGCTTGCCAACATCAGTTTTGGTGTGATGAACCGCGCGGCGCCAAGTTTAAATGTTTATGCGCTTGGTTTTCCTATGACCATGTTACTGGGTCTGTTTAGTATTTTGATCACGGTAAGCGGTATCCCAAGTCGCTACACCGCCCTAGTGCACGAGACACTTTCGCATCTGAATCAATTTATGGTGGGCGGCGCATGA
- the fliQ gene encoding flagellar biosynthesis protein FliQ: MTPEMTVALFSNAVWLIITMVMVLVVPGLLVGLVIAVFQAATQIQEQTLSFLPKLLATLLMVIFAGHWMLRKLMELFDYLFHNIPGMIG; this comes from the coding sequence ATGACTCCTGAAATGACCGTCGCGCTGTTCTCCAATGCTGTTTGGCTCATCATCACTATGGTGATGGTGCTCGTGGTACCAGGTCTTTTGGTTGGTTTAGTGATTGCGGTATTTCAGGCCGCGACACAAATCCAAGAGCAGACGCTAAGCTTCTTGCCTAAACTACTGGCTACCTTGCTAATGGTGATCTTCGCAGGTCACTGGATGCTAAGAAAACTGATGGAATTATTCGACTACTTGTTCCACAACATTCCTGGGATGATTGGTTGA
- the fliP gene encoding flagellar type III secretion system pore protein FliP (The bacterial flagellar biogenesis protein FliP forms a type III secretion system (T3SS)-type pore required for flagellar assembly.), with the protein MLSLSAQTIPTSRWRTLTSFLVVGVLLLLSSQPAWAENGLTFLTVNDGQSEQEYSVKLQILLLMTALSFLPAFILMATSFTRIIVVLAILRQALGLQQSPPNRVLIGIALCLSILIMRPVWSDIYENAFLPYDQGEITLMQAFSTAEKPVRHFMLAQTQRNSLEQMLRIANEPVDSNVDDISFAIVLPAFVISELKTAFQIGFMLFIPFLIIDLVVASVLMAMGMMMLSPLIVSLPFKLVVFVLVDGWAMTVGTLSASFSTG; encoded by the coding sequence ATGTTGAGTTTAAGCGCTCAGACAATTCCTACATCGAGATGGCGCACACTCACCTCGTTCCTTGTGGTTGGCGTACTACTGTTACTCAGTAGCCAGCCTGCTTGGGCTGAGAATGGACTGACTTTTTTGACTGTCAACGATGGTCAGTCTGAGCAAGAGTACAGCGTTAAGCTGCAAATCTTGCTGCTGATGACGGCGCTGAGCTTTTTGCCTGCATTCATACTCATGGCCACCAGCTTCACGCGCATCATTGTGGTATTGGCCATTTTGCGTCAAGCCCTCGGCTTGCAGCAAAGTCCGCCGAATCGAGTGTTGATTGGTATTGCTTTGTGTTTAAGCATTCTCATCATGCGCCCAGTGTGGAGTGATATTTATGAGAACGCCTTTTTGCCGTACGACCAAGGTGAAATCACCTTGATGCAAGCGTTCTCAACCGCCGAGAAGCCGGTTCGTCACTTTATGCTGGCACAGACTCAGCGCAATTCTCTGGAACAAATGCTGCGTATTGCCAATGAGCCTGTTGACTCCAATGTCGACGACATCTCGTTTGCAATTGTACTTCCAGCATTTGTCATCAGTGAGCTAAAAACCGCATTTCAGATTGGTTTTATGCTGTTTATTCCGTTTTTGATCATCGACTTAGTGGTCGCCAGTGTCTTGATGGCTATGGGTATGATGATGCTATCACCGCTGATTGTGTCACTGCCGTTTAAACTGGTGGTGTTCGTATTGGTAGACGGCTGGGCGATGACGGTAGGCACACTTTCTGCCAGCTTCAGCACTGGTTAA
- the fliN gene encoding flagellar motor switch protein FliN: MSESLDQTAFDSNDLQFDDFELEDFDTDTPVAAAPNTATRNLDFFKNIPVTVTLEVASKEIALGDLMTAGEGSIIELDKLNGEPLDVKVNGSLMGHAEVVVVNDKYGLRLIDVVESALTSMGK; this comes from the coding sequence ATGAGCGAATCGCTAGATCAGACGGCTTTCGATAGCAACGACTTACAGTTTGATGATTTTGAGCTGGAAGATTTCGATACCGATACGCCTGTTGCTGCCGCGCCGAACACCGCGACACGCAATCTGGATTTTTTCAAAAACATTCCCGTTACCGTAACGCTGGAAGTCGCCAGTAAAGAGATTGCCCTTGGCGATCTGATGACTGCGGGAGAAGGCAGCATTATTGAGTTGGATAAGCTCAACGGTGAACCACTGGACGTGAAAGTGAATGGCTCCCTGATGGGACACGCTGAAGTCGTGGTCGTCAATGATAAATATGGCCTACGCCTTATCGACGTGGTGGAATCCGCTCTCACCTCTATGGGTAAGTAG
- a CDS encoding FliM/FliN family flagellar motor switch protein, with protein MDEQIVTTPDSVQALNVELLGKPIHIVKNKLESIINSSQQYLTNELQAWLKIPTVHVELTDIQLSTLGPNLLDSRNCAAQKHAEKGALYVAVEPMMLMRLSDEFYGAGIERSQAELTNSDVRLLQRVSKHVASWIAPNDSWQAQELEALAGIGIIATLTIYMQDKQAPLTMVLDGDLIQTLVSELELTANPELASEFCQALHTTPVKLNVQLSKNVMPLTQVLELKPDDILPIELLNHAPVNIGKQTLFTGRVAEQDGQLVLILNEDKETHR; from the coding sequence ATGGATGAACAAATTGTAACCACACCGGATTCTGTTCAAGCACTAAATGTTGAATTATTAGGCAAGCCTATTCATATCGTCAAAAATAAGCTTGAATCGATTATTAATAGTTCACAGCAATATTTAACTAATGAGCTTCAAGCTTGGTTAAAAATACCAACGGTTCATGTCGAGTTGACGGACATTCAACTGAGCACGCTGGGCCCCAATCTACTTGATAGCCGCAATTGCGCGGCGCAAAAACACGCAGAGAAAGGCGCGCTGTATGTGGCCGTTGAGCCAATGATGTTAATGCGACTCTCTGATGAGTTTTATGGTGCAGGGATAGAGCGCAGCCAAGCCGAGCTCACCAATAGTGACGTTCGTCTGTTGCAGCGTGTAAGTAAACATGTAGCCAGTTGGATTGCACCCAACGACTCTTGGCAAGCACAAGAGTTAGAAGCCTTAGCGGGCATTGGCATCATCGCTACCTTGACCATTTACATGCAGGACAAGCAGGCGCCACTCACTATGGTGCTGGATGGCGATTTGATTCAAACCTTAGTCAGTGAACTCGAACTGACGGCCAACCCAGAACTGGCCAGTGAATTTTGTCAGGCACTGCACACCACGCCAGTCAAACTGAATGTGCAACTCAGCAAGAATGTCATGCCACTAACCCAAGTCCTTGAACTTAAACCAGATGACATTCTACCGATTGAATTACTCAACCACGCCCCGGTTAACATCGGCAAACAAACGCTATTTACGGGTCGTGTCGCCGAACAAGACGGCCAACTGGTACTGATTTTAAACGAAGATAAGGAAACCCACCGATGA